The sequence tacaaaatttattttttcaagcaTTTTCATAATATGTGTGAAAATATATCAATCTTAAAGGAAAGCAAGGAAAAGGGTAATTAATTTTAGTTTTCAATAAaagtttccttttttttttttaactaaatttttaatttaaaaaaaaagataggCTTTAACAATAATGTCAGAGTTCGTGTGTCATATATATGTCATCAACCCTCAGATCTGCCACTATAAAACAAACACTTGCTCCgcaaatcaattcaatcatttTATTCAGTCACCCCAGAGGTAAAGGAAGACTCAGAGACAAAAAAATGGCGTTGCTTTCAGATCTCATCAATCTCAACCTCTCTGAATCCACTGATAAGATCATTGCAGAATATGTCTGGTGTGTTTTTTAGAGTGAGATGCTCTATTTTTTGATGTTGCtggaactttttttttttttttttttttgttgggatCAGGAGATTTGGGCTGGATGGTTTCTGGATTTGGATCTGTTTTTTGTTGTCTTTTTTCATTCACATGTGTTTCGGTTTTCCATGTTTTGGATCATTGTGAAACGAGTTCATTTCGTGATGGAAAGCGAGTGGTTTTTTTGTGTTATGTTTTGTTGGTTTAACTCATGAAACGAGATCCTAGATTTGCGTATGGTTATAGTTTATTAACGTGTTATTATCTAATTTTTCCATAATCAACCAATGATGATAACTGGTCATCTACTGGTTTggtttataatataatataatataatatatattttttcttttgttgATAAACTGATGTTGACTGCGGATCCGATCTAACATGTTATTTTTTAACTTCTAGTagcatttgtttcttttatttatgcTTATCTACTCTTGAGATGggaaatatatgatttttctgTGATGATCTTAAATTTCTTTGCTGTATCTTGAATGTGAAATGGCCTCTTTTGCTAGCTCTTGGACTGTTGTTTGATTAAGTGGTTCCTTAGAGCACAACATAGTTTTTAAGAGCCTCAGGGCTCAGCAGCTCATTCTTGTTTCCGACTCTGTTTCATTGGGTATAACACATCCGCTGCGCATCCCGATTGGATCCCAAAACCATGCTGGGATCACGAGAATTCATGCGTATCCTAGGGAATGTAGTGGTTGTGTCTGATCCACGCGTAGCATGGAAAGTCCCCTTTGATTTCACCTTACATGTGAGGATAGAAAACCATGAAATGTATTATAACattcattaatattttattatagagTATAGACTGACATTTATTTGTTTCATTGGCAAATCTGGCATTTAATAGTTTGtgaattatatattttgtttatgCTTGCTGAAATTTCTTTACATATTTGGATATTTTCATAATCATCCTTTACAGCACTTCAGTTCCATTAAGAAGCACAATATTTTATAAGGCTTACTGCACCTTCTGTATCTAATAAACTATGCGCCATCGATGCCGAATGAGTGTCAACCAAGCTACCTGTTTTTCCTGTTAATCTTGAGGAAAAATGAGTGTAATTATAATTCCCgcaattttttttgttgtatttttgtAAGTAATTCAACTATGGCTTATTTCTGAGGGAATCTTGTGTCATCCCAATCTGATTTGAGActatttattttggtttttgtCCTATTTCAGATAAATTCATGGTGCTCTCTGTTCAATGGTTTTATTATACATAATACTCCAATTTGATTAATGAACTTTtttaccgaaattttttttatccagTTTCCCGAAATCTTTTTTATCCAATTtcccgaaatttttttaatccatTATTATCGATTACTAAACTtgtgttaaatatataattggCAGGATTGGTGGCTCCGGTATGGACCTTAGGAGTAAAGCCAGGGTAAGTAATTCCTTAGCTGAAAGTTCTTGTACATGTTCCTTGAATGTATTTGAGTTATAATAAATGGGCCATTTTTTTTCCTCTCAGACTATTTCTGGAATCATAAAGGATCCTGCGAAGCTTCCCAAGTGGAACTATGATGGATCCAGCACTGGCCAAGCCCCAGGAGAAGACAGTGAAGTAATCTTATAGTAAGTATTTTCTATTACATTGTCATCTTTTCTCTTTTTGATATTGTTCTCCATGAAAGATTCAAATATTTATCATTGTGTGTTATTATGCAATAAAACAGTCCTCAAGCGATCTTCAAAGATCCATTCAGGAGGGGAAATAACATATTGGTGAGTTGATCCATTaaacttaattatatatttcaattCTTAATGTCTTCTAGATTTGTTGCGAAATTAAAAACATTTTTGTCTCTCACAGGTAATGTGTGATGCTTACACTCCGGCTGGTGAACCAATTCCAACTAACAAGAGACACAGCGCCGCCAAGATTTTCAGCAAACCTGAAGTTGAAGCTGAAGAGCCATGGTAGCGTATCTCTAATTCTGTTGCAGAATATATCAACTCATTTATTGGCTTGTGATtgctcaattttttatttttttttatattttttttttttatctttgctAGGTACGGTATTGAACAAGAATACACTCTTTTACAAAAGGAAGTTAAATGGCCTCTCGGATGGCCGACTGGAGGTTATCCTGGACCTCAGGTAATTATAATCCTAAATCCAACATTTTCTTGGTATTTTCTTTCGGGATTCCTTCATTTATTTATACATACATATGTTAAGTATTGACCTTTTATTCCATATAGGGCCCATACTATTGTGGTATTGGAGCTGACAAAGCTTTTGGACGTGACATTGTTGATGCACATTACAAGGCATGCCTTTATGCTGGAATCAATATAAGTGGCATCAATGGTGAAGTGATGCCTGGCCAGGTACAGCCGGTTGCCTCTAATATTTCTTCCGTTGTATTTTTTCGGCCTAAAAATTTCATTCTAAATTGTGCTACCAATTTTAGTGGGAATTCCAAGTAGGACCGTCTGTTGGCATCTCGTCCGGCGATGAAGTGTGGATGGCTCGTTACATCCTAGAGGTGACTTTCACCGTGTTTCTCGTGTAACAAATGAGAAAATGAAATGAACTTTTTGAAATGTTTATTCATTGTTGACAGAGGATTACTGAGATCGCTGGGGTGGTTGTCTCGTTCGATCCCAAGCCTATCCAGGTAAACCTTCTGCGTCTCGccttatttaatttttctcgGTAACCtggcataaaaaaattaaatgcgTCACCCCAAAATGGTTGGTGAAAGGGGAATATACGTTTTCGGGTGTTCTTTGTTGAGTCTTGTCGCTCCCTTATTGATTATATGCTGTTTTTAACAAAAGGGTGACTGGAATGGAGCTGGTGCTCACACTAACTACAGGTAATGCACTCATTTGAATTCCTAGACGATTTCATAAACATTATATTAGACTATATCACTAAATCGCATTCTCTCATTTGATACTCGTTTAGCACAAAGTCCATGAGGAAAGAAGGAGGTTACGAAGTCATTAAGAAAGCTATTGAGAAGCTTGGACTCAAGCACAAAGAGCATATCGCTGCCTACGGTGAAGGCAATGAGCGTCGTCTAACTGGAAAGCACGAAACCGCTGACATCAAGACCTTCAAATGGGTAAAAAACTAGATCTttaatcttatatatatatatatatatatatatgttttcatCCTTTGAGTCTTGATAATACTAGTTTCAAATATCAAAGCCATAGTTGTGAATAACGTTGTACTTATCGAATACAATTTGTATGGAATGTTTCTACTTGTAGGGCGTTGCGAACCGAGGTGCATCGGTTCGTGTTGGCCGAGACACCGAGAGAGAAGGCAAGGGTTACTTTGAGGACAGGAGGCCTGCTTCTAACATGGATCCATATGTTGTCACCTCCATGATTGCAGAGACCACCATTCTTGGAAAGCCTTGAGCTTCGACGTGCATTTTCGTGCTCGTTTATTTCTTGATTCAGTCAGTGTAATGATACTGCTGATGTTATTATTAATAACAATAAAGTGGATAGGATGActctattttatattcttaagCTTTGGAGAACTTTGGTGAATGTTGGCTCTGTTTGTCCAAGGTTTTTGGagtatgatttataatatttggtttcattttcaatattgtgggaaaatttttattttgggcATTGTGCTGTAAGAATGTATGGTTTGTTTGGTACTTTGGTTTTGTTTttctagaaaatattttttaaaatggagTATTTTGCAACTTGATAAGTTTAATTTTTGTTGTTAAAAACGGCAGcaatttataaaaaatagttAATCTAATTGTCTCAACTCTCATGTCTAATGActctaattattatttttatttttcatttttcttaaaACATTTATAACATATATGATATATCTTATCATATCCACAAATCGAGCGATACCTTTGTTCATTTATTGAGATATCGTGCTTAtacatttgaattttttttttaagttttgttattttcaaattaataatttctcaaaatttttattaagatGATAGACTAtataaatctaaaaattttaaaatatacacAAATAAGATATTAGAGATTTTTCAAAAAAggcaatttttgaatttttttttataaaaaaaccttaataaaaataatatgacaagGATATAATAATGACGGAACTTGTTTACACAAATTTGGTCGAAGGCAAGTCCGAAGAATTTATTACACAAGTTGAGGTGAAGTTTAGAGTTTGAGCTATTGTTTGATCATTAATTAACTCGTCTACTCAATAAACTCAAATAATGCATAGTTAAGTATAGAGTCTACGCAAAATTCTAGTCTATTTCCATATTTCTTTTAAGatttagaattttattttcCTTCATAaattttctctcttattttcGTTTCTAGTTTTTCAGAACTGTTGCTTCTTAATTCTGCCGAGGATTGTAATAGTTCGTGCAGTGTAAAAgagagtgtaatttttttttttacataattttcattatctcaaataatagataaaataatctatgaatttaataattttaagactaaatatatatttacactatataataaaatacaacCACTTATCGTTGAAACCTAAACGACAATTACAATTATATCTGTATCTATAAATATAATCTATAACTATACTAAGttattgtttggtttgatgtattattaatctatgtataacttatctcaaTCAACTTCGCCTTATTCTCGTCacattatttatctatttattaattaataattttacatcaattaaatcaaataaattataatctatcaatcaaatcaaataatgtattaaccattttttcttatttatttttaatttacattatattacttatctatggattacttatcctatcactcaaactAAACGGtgcctaaatattttaaattactaaatattattttatacataaaaattaattaacacaaaaaatCTTAGTGTCATTAGCACGCGAAACTTTTGATATGTAATATTTGGTTTAGCATTTCTCCACGATATAACATATTAGTGTCGTCGCACGCGAAACTTTTGATATGTAATATTTCGTTTAGCATTCCTCCACAGTATAAAACATTAGTATCCTTCGCACGCGATACATGTACaaaattccatttttttttttttttggttaggATCGATTGGCTAGTTTAGAGGGGAGTGATTCACGATTGATGCAAGATTTTCGTGACTTTCAGGTGTGTTACTGACTGAGACTATCTTTCTTGACATTGACTGATCAGTTGAACTACAAGGAATAATAACAAGTGAGGAAACCATCTAACTAGATATAGTCAATAAACTAAATGGCAGTTAGCAGAATATAAATGACACAAGATGATTGTTATGGAAGTTCGAATGTAAATCCGTTGGtgtattttttttgttgtttccaTGAAGATTCCACTAAAAGATTTGATTTATACCCAtcctacaaaatcaacacaGTTAAGAGCACAATTTCAATCAAAactatgctttattattgactACAAGCCAAAAATAAGAACTCGACCATGATTTTGATTATACAAGACAATAATCGTTCCAGACTTCAAGTGTACACTTAACCAATAGACCTATTATCAAAGGAACGATTAAGAAAAGAAATAGAGCAATCATGCTTCTAATGAGTGGCACGCTGATCTCTTAAACGGGAAGTTCTATGCCACCCCAAAGGACACTGCCCTGGGATGGCGTGGAACTTTCCGTTTAGGGAAATTCTATGTCACCCCAAGGGCACAACCCTAAGGGTGGCGTGGCAAagcatgattggttaaaatcaataGGGTCCACGTCACGCCACCCTCAGGACAATGCCTTGGGGTGGCACGATTAGATATCTTTAATCAGGTTCTCCCCTTACTTACTATGCTCTGATCATGAAATCACGCCATTTACCATGCAACCTTTTCTCCCCATATATTAGGAGATTGACATATGACACCATATGCTCGAAGGggttaaaaaaacaaaagaaaatgggaaagtgatttttttttttctaagggTAAAAAAAGTCTTGAACCGATTGATATTTATAAACAAAACACAGTTGCAGCTGTTTGAACTCAAAACAGCCCAAGTACTTGCTGGGATTTAAGTTCACCAAACGAAAGTTATACACCACCACAGGCTCAAGTCATCTTCTTGCCATTTATGAATGAATACATATCAATGGCATCACAGGAAAAAAACAAAAGTTACAAATTTCCATTCCCCTGTTCTTGGTCCTGAATGAATACTAAAATCTTACCCAAAGAGAAGTATCGGGGCGCTTTATTAACCGTTTTGGAATAATTTATCACTTCCGCAACAGCGCGCTGCATTGTGCCATGATCTTTGATGCCCTGGAAATTGAATCCGTCATATAGAAATTCTCGACCGACGTTTCAAATGGGGCCTTATCCATCTTCTGCTTCGTTTCAGGTCTCAAGGAAGAAGTCGAATATGTTGCAGCCACTCTCTCATCAACTTGCAAGAGGTTCGGTGCCACAGTTCCTATTCGGGTCCTAATAGCACCGAGTGTATCATAATGTAACCGAGCACCTGCCACCTCGGATAATGCTCGAATAATTTTCCAATCGTCCCTGGAATCACCAACCGTAGGGACTGCAGGCACAGTTGTTTGAGCACACCCTTCTGTGTTAGCATATGTCCCTTCTTTCTCACTGAAAGCCGTTGCTGGTAAAATTAAATTGGCCCGATACACACTCTTGTCGCCATGGTGACCTTGATAAACCACGAAGGCATCGGCAGGAAGTTTCTCCAAATTAGTATCATCCGCACCCATTAAGTAGAGAAACTTGGCAGATTCAATGCTTTTGTCGGATTCAGGGACAAGTCCGAGGTCTAGTGCGGCAGCTTGGGCGGCATTAAGCAGCAGCATATTAAGACCGTTCCATTCAGGAGTAACTGCATTTGACTTTTTTGCAATGGCATCAATAACAGATAAAATTGCGTCTTTATCTTTCCTATCAAAGATACCGGCTCCAACTATAATGGCTGGATTCTTAGCAGTTGATAGAATAGAAGAAAATGGATGGCGTCCCTCAGCAAGTTCAGTAAGAGTCTCGGGTCCTGTGCCAAGATGCTGGTGATCATAGTTGAACTCAGCTGGAGGGCCCACATAACCAACCTTAGCATTGGTTGCTCGCACAGTTTTCTGTATTCTGGCATTCACCATTGCGGCTTCGACCCTTGGCTgacaattcaaaatcattagCATAGCATACTGATAAAATACCCGAACAATTACTCTGTTTTCATCCATGCTATAATAATTAGCCAAAAATTTCATTCACTTGCATAAAACCGTTGGTGCAAAAAACATCCACTCCATAAAAACTAGATTATTCTAGATGAATGCACATGCTAAAAGATCCACATTTACATAAAACAAAAAACGAAAATGAAGAGAAGTTTCGTGCAATTCTGAAAATTACAAGATGCAATGAACTGAAGTAAATGTGAACGCTTGATTCGAAGAAACCATTTTGTCGAAACAGTAGATAACGGATTGTGCAaacttctcaatcaactctAAACACAAAGCACAATTAGTTAAAACCTATTTTCAGCAATTTTCTAAAATTTGATATAAGCTAATAAATCGCAGTCCTAAAATTTCAACTTTTACTTTTGCTGCATCGTTGATCAACAAGTGAGTCCTTGAAAAATAGAATAGGCAAAATGGAAAGGACCAATGCATGATTAGTAACCAACCGCAACCTTTGGTTGTATTTGAATCGGAGGAATTACTTAAAGGAATGATTTGAAATCACTCCACGCTGAaatggatttcaaatccatgaCTATCGTACCAAAAATAACTAGTTgagtattttaaatatattttgaaatggATTTATCCAAATGAAGGAATAGATTTGTTATTATGGAATTGAAATTCTTAGCTTCAAATTCATTGAtccaaatactagtctcaaggaATTCAAATAACTAATAAAGATAAACTTAAAACCAAGCAACTATAGGTATTTTTCACTACAAATACTTCCGAAACTTTCAGCAAATCATTAATGGACAAGTCCCCCTGCAAGATAAAAATTAGACTTTTTTTTACCAATGCCAAGGTACTTATAGACGCTTGTtcaacaaaataatataaattttccaTGTGGatgaattttttgttttgttttgtttttaaaagagcAAAAACCATGATTGAGCAAGTTGTACAAAAGACAAGATATCTTAATTTAAAGTTTCCAGAGctaaaccataaataaattatCACAATATTTACCTGTGTGCCAACTAAAAGAAAAACATCCGCTTTCTCCAACCCATTGATGCTAGTATTCATAATATATCCAGCTCGTAGGTCAGCATTTGGATTTGAGCCATTCCCTTCACACCAAATGTTATTTGATCCCATCTTGTTTAAGAAATCCTTTAGTGCCACCATGGATTCGGCATCAGACAGCTTACCAGCAACCCCAACAATTTCCTCAGGTTTAACTTGGTGAATAACTTCTGCAACCACAGCAAGCGCATCATGCCAGCTCACAACCTTAAACTGTCCATCTGCTCCACGAACCATGGGGTCACTCAGCCTTTGCCTCTTCAAACCATCATAAAAGAAGCGTGTCTTGTCCGAGATCCACTCCTCATTGATGTCCTACAAATACGCAGCCAGTAACTAACAAATTCAAGTTTCAGAACAAACAAATCCGTGAGTCTAACTTCTAAGACTGCAAAAATGGTCAATAAACTATTAAAAGGCATAACGCTGCAATGTAAAACCAAAATAAAGACTTATATGGCAAAACGTACGAGAATCAAACACCAGCAGAGACAACGTTTCGAATTTTGATATAATCAGTTGTATAGCATAAGCTTTTTAGATGTCTATACGTCCCACCAAGGCTGTCCATATCCACCAAAAGCACAATTTCGTATACAATTCAGAGAAAATTGAGCAATTAAACAAAGGTAATTGTTGCATCCGGCGAGAAATGTCATCTCAATAATATTAAGAACAATATACTATTCAAATTCAATGTAATCAATGtgctatttaaatttaataattagaTAAAGTAATTGCAGAAAGAAAGTCATAGAACCCACTGAATTTGTGTTAAAAACGATTAAATACAGCTAAGCATGATTATCACGAGGCTCTTAACCAAGCGGGTTGTAATTAATTAACGGTTTTGATAAGCTAATAAATTGAAACCAGAATCTATGCTATGCTTCTTATAAGGTTAAGCAGCTTTGTTGCTGAAAAGAAAACGAAGAAAGAAAGTTCAATAAAGCCGACAAGAATTCATCTATATACAGGTGCTGCATAACAAAAAATCTCGTAAAGATTACGGGTAAGATTCAACCATAATATGGCACATAAAGCACAAAATACCTCATTCAATCGGGGCAGAATGCGCATAACCTCAGGACCTCTACTATCAATACGAATATTTGAACCAACTGCATCTGAGACATCAATGCTCTCTGTTCCTTTCAGCTCCCAATTACGAGCTTTAAAGGCGAAAGGTTTTGAGGTCAGGGCTCCTACAGGACAAATATCAATCACGTTCCCAGACAGCTCACTTGTCATTAGCTTCTCAACGTAAGTTCCAATCTCTTCACCACTACCGCGACCCAGCATTCCAAGATCTTGAACACCAGCCACTTCTGTTGCAAACCTTACACACCTATTTAATGAGCATATCCACTCGTAATAAGCTTGCATGTCATCAATACTAATCGCAAATATTCACAAAGAACTAACGCATATACGCGAAGAGAAGAAAAATATGAGGAAATTTAAAAAGGCCAGTATCTGTTCAGCCAAACCTATTTTTAGATAACCCTAAACTTGATGAGCTTTCAAAAATACGAAGTAAAAAGAACAacttaatgtcatttggttggACTGGGGGCGAAAATTTCTCCACTCTCAAAAATTCAACCACAATTTGGAAACCAATCTTTAAGAATTGCTTCTTTTTTTCCGCCAATCTTTGCAATTAATTTatcaatttcaatttcaaacCAACTACACAAAAATGATTATTGCCAAATCAAATTCTCACCAATTCAACCAACCATTACGCGGTTTCACATTTTCAAACCATTGGATGAAAAAAAATGTCTTCACATACATGTCAAATCAATATTAACATTAAAAATTCTTCCCCATATAGGTTCTCAAAATTATCTAAAATGCGAAAGTAATTCCAAAATGTCGTGTTAAAGGTATGGGTGacagattaaaaaaaaacaagattcTGATTTCCATagccatttttttttcaaaaaagatATATAATGAACCATTACATGAGTGGGAGAGTTAGGAAAAACAGTATCAAGGCATACCTTTGAATCTTTGGCCTAGTTCAACGAGTTCTAATTATACAcagagaagagaagaaagaaCCATGATTGCATGTGTATCTCCAAATGAAGACATAAGACCTCAAATGAAAAATAGAGCACAAGAAATAGAGATTCACACCTTGTGCATTGGATACATCGAGTCATGACTGTCTTAACCAGCGGACCTAGGTTCTTATCTACTACAGATCTCTTTGTTTCTGTAAAACGGCCTCGATCAGCACCAAAAGCCATAGACTGATCCTGAAGATCACACTCTCCACCCTGATCACAAATTGGACAGTCTAGTGGATGGTTCATCAACAGAAACTCCATCACCCCTTCCCTTGCCTTTTTCGCAATAGGTGTATCAGTTTTAATTTTCATTCCTGTTAACAGATTTTGGATAAAGGGCATAGAAAAAGTAAGATTGAAAAGCAACCTTATGCATAAGGAAAATTCAACAATGCATCACAGGGaagaacaaaaaataaaacaagaaaagCCCAAATCAAAACCTGTTTGCTTGTTTTACAGAACTGCAGAGGGATTATTAAATGTATCAGACAAATATTAATACaaataatatcaaagaaaaaacaaaacaaacttgtGACAACCACTAATTTTTCAGGCAATGTCAAGTTCGGTCACAACACAgatgaaatcaataatcaaaCTCACTGTAGGTAAAATAGGCCTA comes from Henckelia pumila isolate YLH828 chromosome 4, ASM3356847v2, whole genome shotgun sequence and encodes:
- the LOC140860114 gene encoding NADH dehydrogenase [ubiquinone] iron-sulfur protein 1, mitochondrial isoform X1; translation: MGLAQLASRALLRSTRYTSKPYILRTIVSTPDRHNSEASAAAAAPAEPDLPPRTPVGGARVHLSNPDDAIEVFVDGYPVKIPKGMTVLQACEVAGVDIPRFCYHNRLSIAGNCRMCLVEVEKSPKPVASCAMPALPGMKIKTDTPIAKKAREGVMEFLLMNHPLDCPICDQGGECDLQDQSMAFGADRGRFTETKRSVVDKNLGPLVKTVMTRCIQCTRCVRFATEVAGVQDLGMLGRGSGEEIGTYVEKLMTSELSGNVIDICPVGALTSKPFAFKARNWELKGTESIDVSDAVGSNIRIDSRGPEVMRILPRLNEDINEEWISDKTRFFYDGLKRQRLSDPMVRGADGQFKVVSWHDALAVVAEVIHQVKPEEIVGVAGKLSDAESMVALKDFLNKMGSNNIWCEGNGSNPNADLRAGYIMNTSINGLEKADVFLLVGTQPRVEAAMVNARIQKTVRATNAKVGYVGPPAEFNYDHQHLGTGPETLTELAEGRHPFSSILSTAKNPAIIVGAGIFDRKDKDAILSVIDAIAKKSNAVTPEWNGLNMLLLNAAQAAALDLGLVPESDKSIESAKFLYLMGADDTNLEKLPADAFVVYQGHHGDKSVYRANLILPATAFSEKEGTYANTEGCAQTTVPAVPTVGDSRDDWKIIRALSEVAGARLHYDTLGAIRTRIGTVAPNLLQVDERVAATYSTSSLRPETKQKMDKAPFETSVENFYMTDSISRASKIMAQCSALLRK
- the LOC140860114 gene encoding NADH dehydrogenase [ubiquinone] iron-sulfur protein 1, mitochondrial isoform X2 — protein: MKIKTDTPIAKKAREGVMEFLLMNHPLDCPICDQGGECDLQDQSMAFGADRGRFTETKRSVVDKNLGPLVKTVMTRCIQCTRCVRFATEVAGVQDLGMLGRGSGEEIGTYVEKLMTSELSGNVIDICPVGALTSKPFAFKARNWELKGTESIDVSDAVGSNIRIDSRGPEVMRILPRLNEDINEEWISDKTRFFYDGLKRQRLSDPMVRGADGQFKVVSWHDALAVVAEVIHQVKPEEIVGVAGKLSDAESMVALKDFLNKMGSNNIWCEGNGSNPNADLRAGYIMNTSINGLEKADVFLLVGTQPRVEAAMVNARIQKTVRATNAKVGYVGPPAEFNYDHQHLGTGPETLTELAEGRHPFSSILSTAKNPAIIVGAGIFDRKDKDAILSVIDAIAKKSNAVTPEWNGLNMLLLNAAQAAALDLGLVPESDKSIESAKFLYLMGADDTNLEKLPADAFVVYQGHHGDKSVYRANLILPATAFSEKEGTYANTEGCAQTTVPAVPTVGDSRDDWKIIRALSEVAGARLHYDTLGAIRTRIGTVAPNLLQVDERVAATYSTSSLRPETKQKMDKAPFETSVENFYMTDSISRASKIMAQCSALLRK
- the LOC140867419 gene encoding glutamine synthetase cytosolic isozyme 2, whose protein sequence is MALLSDLINLNLSESTDKIIAEYVWIGGSGMDLRSKARTISGIIKDPAKLPKWNYDGSSTGQAPGEDSEVILYPQAIFKDPFRRGNNILVMCDAYTPAGEPIPTNKRHSAAKIFSKPEVEAEEPWYGIEQEYTLLQKEVKWPLGWPTGGYPGPQGPYYCGIGADKAFGRDIVDAHYKACLYAGINISGINGEVMPGQWEFQVGPSVGISSGDEVWMARYILERITEIAGVVVSFDPKPIQGDWNGAGAHTNYSTKSMRKEGGYEVIKKAIEKLGLKHKEHIAAYGEGNERRLTGKHETADIKTFKWGVANRGASVRVGRDTEREGKGYFEDRRPASNMDPYVVTSMIAETTILGKP